The following proteins are encoded in a genomic region of Methylobacterium tardum:
- a CDS encoding glutathione S-transferase family protein produces MSDKLKLFTSPSAFPNPQRLRIFMHEKGIAGHFDETVYDMSPVGEQRGWKHLKMNAWGETPTLALADGSYLSETSAIARYLDDTFEGRKIMGGTAHERGLDQMWDNRVWVHILYPIVTAFHVLHQGLGPKLELTSNPAWGEHSRKVALAHAGLVDQHLSDGRAWLLGGDQPTFSDITLATAIAFSKFPVNATPLDERFEHLDAFWRRWQARPAFIAAYADRSSGVPEIDNRT; encoded by the coding sequence ATGTCCGACAAGCTCAAGCTCTTCACCTCACCCTCGGCCTTCCCGAACCCGCAGCGCTTGCGGATCTTCATGCATGAGAAGGGCATCGCCGGTCACTTCGACGAGACGGTCTACGACATGTCACCGGTGGGCGAGCAGCGGGGTTGGAAGCACCTGAAGATGAACGCTTGGGGCGAGACACCGACGCTCGCGCTCGCCGACGGCTCTTACCTGAGCGAGACCTCCGCCATTGCCCGCTACCTCGACGACACGTTCGAAGGCCGCAAGATCATGGGCGGGACGGCGCACGAGCGTGGCCTCGATCAGATGTGGGACAATCGGGTGTGGGTCCACATCCTCTATCCCATCGTCACGGCATTCCACGTCCTGCATCAGGGTCTGGGCCCGAAGCTCGAACTGACCAGCAATCCGGCCTGGGGCGAGCATTCCCGCAAGGTGGCCCTGGCGCATGCCGGTTTGGTCGACCAGCATCTCTCCGACGGCCGTGCGTGGCTGCTGGGAGGCGATCAGCCGACGTTCTCGGACATCACGTTGGCGACGGCCATCGCGTTCTCCAAGTTCCCCGTCAACGCCACCCCGCTCGATGAGCGGTTCGAACATCTCGATGCCTTCTGGCGGCGCTGGCAGGCTCGACCGGCCTTCATCGCCGCGTATGCTGATCGTAGCAGCGGTGTGCCGGAGATCGACAATCGCACATGA
- a CDS encoding TetR/AcrR family transcriptional regulator: MAATSKGNVREAILVAAREAAMAYGYGGLNFRDIAETVGIKAASINYHFATKALLGEAVARRYWEDIARDLEAISANARSPTEALQRYPSIFRLSLERDNRMCLSSFMATEHDELPEPVLKEVHTFADVNIAWLCEHLIAAKLASPAEGELRARAIYAAVAGAQIIARSRSDVKVFDNLIESYQRMGLLPS, from the coding sequence ATGGCAGCGACGTCAAAGGGGAATGTGAGAGAGGCCATCCTCGTGGCCGCCAGGGAGGCGGCGATGGCCTATGGCTACGGCGGCCTCAACTTCCGCGACATCGCGGAGACCGTCGGCATCAAGGCTGCCAGCATCAACTACCACTTCGCCACTAAGGCTCTCCTCGGCGAGGCGGTTGCACGGCGCTACTGGGAAGATATCGCCCGCGATCTCGAAGCCATCTCGGCGAATGCCCGAAGCCCAACCGAAGCGTTGCAGCGATACCCGAGCATCTTCCGGCTATCTCTGGAGCGCGACAATCGCATGTGCCTGAGCAGCTTCATGGCGACAGAACATGACGAGCTGCCCGAGCCAGTGTTGAAGGAGGTGCATACTTTCGCCGACGTGAACATTGCTTGGCTATGCGAACATTTGATCGCGGCCAAACTCGCCTCGCCAGCCGAGGGTGAGTTAAGGGCCCGCGCCATTTATGCTGCTGTCGCCGGGGCGCAGATCATCGCTCGCAGCCGTTCGGACGTGAAAGTGTTCGATAACTTGATCGAAAGCTACCAACGAATGGGATTGCTCCCAAGCTAG
- a CDS encoding GNAT family N-acetyltransferase, translating to MTRERITVSADIDAETAKIVEDGLDRSNELHNGPDPTKPLWLVCRDDQGQVLGGLKGLIQWDWFVVLILWVEEERRRQGIGQRLLRKAEDAARKHGCRRVRLATMTFQAPEFYRKSGYAEECRLLDVPPGHAYIWMSKTLAD from the coding sequence ATGACGCGCGAACGCATTACGGTCAGTGCTGACATCGATGCGGAAACGGCGAAGATTGTCGAGGATGGGCTGGACCGCTCTAACGAACTTCACAACGGCCCCGACCCGACCAAGCCCCTATGGCTTGTATGCCGTGACGACCAGGGACAGGTGTTGGGCGGTCTCAAGGGCCTGATACAGTGGGACTGGTTCGTCGTCTTGATTCTCTGGGTGGAGGAGGAAAGACGGCGGCAGGGGATCGGACAGCGTCTGCTACGGAAGGCCGAAGACGCGGCGCGCAAACATGGGTGCCGCAGGGTCAGGCTGGCGACGATGACGTTTCAGGCCCCGGAGTTCTACAGGAAGTCGGGATATGCGGAGGAGTGTCGGTTGCTCGATGTGCCTCCCGGCCATGCGTACATATGGATGTCCAAGACACTGGCGGATTGA